The genomic window CTGGACCCTCGCGGATGTGCAGCACTTCGCCCGGCGCGCGGGCTTCGGTCTGAGCCCCGAGGAGACCGCTCTCCTTCAGCTTCAAGCTCCCGGGGCCGCCATTGATGCCTGGATCGATGGTTCCGGCGCCGCCTACGATCCCGCGGCCTTCAACGCTGCCCTGGGCACCGCCGATGTGGTGGCCGAACCCCTCGTGGCCGCCAACACCTCGACTGCCGGCAGTGTGGATGTGCCGGCCGTGCCCGCTCCCCATGCCTTTCTCGTCGAAGGGCCGGATGCCTGGCGGAACAGCCTCAACACCGCCCAGGCCCTCTGCCTCTGGCGCATGCAGTTCAATCCCTACGCCTTCCAGGAGCGCATGGCGCTCTTTTGGCACAACCTCTTCGCCACGGGCTTCCACAAGGTCAACAACGCGGCCCTGATGCTCAAGCAGATCCAGCTGTTCCGCAGCCAAGGCCTGGCCCGGTTCGACGACCTGCTCGTCGCCGTCAGCAAAGATCCGGCCATGGGCATCTGGCTGGACTCCGTGCTCAATAACGCCTCGGGGTCGAACATCCCCAATGAGAACTATGCCCGGGAAGTTCTGGAGCTCTACAGCCTGGGCGCGGACAACGGCTACAACCAGACCGACATCACGCAGCTGGCCCGGGCCCTCAGCGGTTGGAGCTTCACCTTCGCCGAGGGCGACTACCCCGCGAACCCCGCCAACCCCACCCAAAAGGTCGTGGCGGACGGCCGCTTCAAGGTCTACGACGGCTCGGCCATCACTCCGGATACGCGTCTCTGGAGTGGAACGGCCCGAGCCACCTCCTATTCCATGCACGGCACGGGCACCATCAGCCTCTTCGGCCAGACCCTCGACATCACCACCACGACCAACGGCTGGGCCAAGGGCGAGAACGCCCTGCGCAGCATCCTTTCCGCCAGGGGCGCCAACTGCGCGCAGTTCCTGGCCAAGCGGCTGATCCTCCACTTCATCACTCCGGCCTACTCGGCGCAGGACCTCAACGATGTGGCCGCCATGATCCAGACGGCGAACTTCGATCTCCGCACCGTGATGAAAACCCTCCTCAAATCCCGGTACTTCTTCGACCCGGCCAACCAGCACGCGCTCATCGAAGGCCCCATCTCGTGGCTCGTGCGGGGGGCCCGAGCCCTCTGCCCCTCTCTGGCCGTCGGTGGTGCCCAGGCCCCGAAGGCCTTCCCGGCCTGGCGCCTCCTCACCAACAACGCGACCACCCTCGACCAAGCCGGCATGAAGCTCCTGGATCCCAGCGGTCCCAACGGCTGGAAGGAGCATGCCGCCTGGCTCAACAGCAACACCATGCGCTACCGGACCAAGCTGGCGGCCGCCCTGACCCTGGGCGAAGCCCGAAGCTCCAACGGCACCTCGTACCCGCTGTTCCCCACGACCGTCGCCACGGGTTGGTTCCCCACGGCCCCCACCAGCGCCCAGGGCGTCCTCGACCGTCTCCTGGCGTTGCTGCAACCGGGTCCCATCCCCGCCCCGGTCTCCGCCGCCTGGCTGTCGGCGCTGTGGCCCACGGCCTTCACTTGGGACGCAGCTTCACAGACGAAGGCACGGGAGCTGGCCTTCCTCATCCTCTGCTCGCCCTCGGGCCAGCTCTATTGACGGGGGCGCCATGACCACGCGACGCGAGTTCATTCAGACCCTCGGCGCCACCGGGGCCGCGCTGGCCGGTCTCAGCGCCTGCGGAGGCGGGGGAAAGGGCAGCGGGGGCGGAGGCACCTCCGGCCAGCCGCCCGCCCCCATCCCGGCGGCGCCCATCCTCGTCGTCGTGAACATCGACGGCGGCTATGACTGGCTGAATGTCATGCCACCCAACACCGGGGCCAACCTCGGCGTGTACCAGGCGAAGCGGGCGACCCTGGGCATCACCGACCCGGCCCTGCTCACGGACCTCGGCAGCGGCGCCGCCCTCAACAAGGACCTCACGGGCCTGGATCAGCTGCACACCCTGGGGCGGGTGGCCTGGATTCCCGGCATCGGCATGCCGAATCCCAATCTCTCCCATTTCACCTCCATTGACCTCTGGGGCCAGGGCGCCACCGTGCCCGCGGGAACGGGCTGGCTGGGCCGGTTCGCGGATGCGGCCTTCAACCCCACGGGCGATGTGCTCCGGGGGCTCACGGTGACCTCGGACCTGCCCGTGATGCTGAAGGGCGGCACCCGAAGCTTCGTCTCCATCACCGGTGCCGGGGGCTATGTGTTCCCCGCCTACCTCCTGAGCGGGAGCACGGTGCCGGATGCCGCCACCCTGGAAGCGGGCTGGGGCGCGGCGCTCAACGCTTCCTCCCCGGACGCCGCCACCCTGGCCGCGGCCCAGGCCGGAAAGCTCTTCTTCGACGCCCAGAACAACGCCGCCTTCGGCGCGGGGGGGTCCCTCACGGCCCGCACGCCTTCCGTGCCCTACCCCGGCGATGCGGCCTACCCCGTCACCCGGCTCAACGGCGCCGCGCTTTCGGGCAGCCTCAGCGGCCAATTCAAGCTCATCGCGCAGATGATCGCGGCCGGGCTGCCGGCCCAGGTCTATTTCTCCCGCCTGGGAGGCTGGGACACGCACAGCAACCAGGCCGTGGACCACCCGAACCTCCAGCGCACCCTGGGTGGCTCCATCAAGGCCTTCTACGACGACCTCGCCAGCATCACCACTCCTTCCGGCAATGCCCAGGACCGGGTGATGGTCCTCGCCTACAGCGAATTCGGACGGCGGGTCCAGGAGAACAACGGCGGCACGGACCACGGCACGGCCGGCCTCTCCTTCTGTGTGGGCAAGGCCGTGAAGGGCGGCCTCTACGGCGCCTACCCCGACCTCTCGAACCTCGATGCCAACGGGAACATGAAGTTCACCACCGATTTCCGCAGCCTCTACGCGACGGTGCTGGACCGCTGGCTGGGCCAGGCGACCACCACCACCGACGGGCTCCTCGGCACCAGCTACCCGCGGCTCGGCTTCCTCTGAGCTAGCGTCCCCGGAACGCCACCAGCAGGGCCATCAGCAGCACGATCACGGCATAGGTCTGCTTCAGCTTCACGCCCTGGATGCGGGTGGCCACCCGGGCGCCCCCCAGGGCCCCCACGGCGAAGCCCACGGCCACGCCGGCGATCACGCCCCAGGGGAGACCACCCTGGGCCTTGGCGTAGACATAGACGCCGGGCAGGCCGATGGGCGGCAGCAGCATCACCAGGCTGGTGAGCTGGGCCTCGTGCTGGGTCATGCGGAACCGCGAGGCCAGCAGCGGAATCACCACCACGGCCCCGCCCAGCCCTGTGAGCCCGGACACCACGCCGGCCAGGAGGCCGATGGGCACGCCCGCGCTCCACAGGCCCGTGGACAGGTCGAGGGGTTCCAGGGTGCGATCCACCGGAGCGGGTTCGTGGCGGAAGAAGGTCTTGAAGGCCAGCAGCACCAGAAAGGCCGCATACCCCCACCGCAGCGGCTCCGAGGGAATGCGGTTGGCCACCAGGGAACCCCCGTAGATGCCGAAGAGGAAGGCCAGCACCAGCACGCCCACCAGACGCAGGCTGGTGTGGATGCCCCGGCTGCGGTACTGCAGCACTGCCGGCAGACCCGTGGGCAGCAACATGGCGGCCAGGGTGGCGCCCTGGGCCCGGTGCTGGTCCAGATGCAGGACGAGGCCCAGCAGCGGCACCATCACGATGCCGCCCCCCACGCCGAAGAGGCCCGACAACAGGCCGCCGCAGAGGCCCGTGCCAAGGCCCGCCAGAAGGTGGCCGGGTGCGAAGGTCATGGAGCCCCCGGGGCATGGGCCTCAAAGAAGGCCCAGATCAGGTGGGCGGCCGAGAGGTCGGTGACCGGTCGGTCCGCTCCGGGGGCGTAGGCCCGCCCCCCCGGCCAGGCATGGCCCATACCCCTCACGGTCCAGAGGCCCACTTCGCAGTCGCCACCGGACCACAGGTCCAGGTGGTGGGGCTCCAGTCCCTCCCTCACCGGCCCCGCCCCGCAGCCCATGAGCGCCGCCCAGCGGGCCAGAGCCTCCGGGGCCGGCTGGGCCGGGAGCCGCCGCCCCTGGGGGCCCACCCCACCGAGGTAGGGAATGTGCCGATCATCGGTGCCGTGGAAGGCCAGGGTGGGCACGGGACGCGCCGGGGCCTGGCCCCAGACCGGCGCCCCGGCCACGGCCGCGATGGCGGCGACCCAGGGGGCGGAGAGGGCCATCCGGTAAGCCATGCGCGCCCCATTGGAAAAGCCCGCCACGAAGAGACGCCGGGCGTCCACGGGCGCGTGGCGGCCCACCCGGTCCACAACGGCGCCCAGGAACGCCACATCATCCACCTCGGGATGCAGAGGGTGTCCCAGCCCGGGCCCCGCATTCCAGGCCGCCCCCCGGGCCGGATCCTCCGTGCCGGCTTCGCCCAGGGCCTGGGGATAGGCCACCCGGAAGCCCCGCTCGTCCGCCAGGCGGCTCAGGCCCGAGAGCAGGGCCATGAGGCGACCGGTGCCGCCCGTGCCATGCAGGGCCAGCACCAGGGGCAGATCCCGGCCCTCGGCCCCGGGCGGATCGTGGATCAGGATCCGCCGGGCCTCGCCTTCCCAATCCAGCTTCAGGTAGTGGCCCTGGCCGTGCTGCACCTGTCCCCCTCCCGGGATTCTGACCTTCCGTGTGTTCCAATGGAAGGCGGGAGGCCTTCGTGCAGGTCCAGCTCAGCGATGATGTGGTACTCGATAGCCGGCGCGCCGTCTGGCTGCCCCGGCAGAAGACGCTGGTGATCTCAGACCTCTTCTTCGGCCTGGGCGCGGCCCGCCGCCGCCGCCCGGACCCCCTGCCCGCCACGCCCCACCTGGAGATCTGGGAGCGGCTCTTCAGCCTCATCGACGACCACGATCCGGCCCAGATCGCCCTCCTCGGGGACCTCAAGCCCGCCCAGGGCGCAGTGGAAGGCGACGAGGCCGAGGAACTCCGCACGATCTTCCGCAAGCTCAAGGGCGGAGGCCGCCAGGTGGTCCAGATCGTGGGCCATCCCGAGCGCAGCAGCGGCCCCGCCCTGGAGGGCACCGGCATCCAGCCCGTGGAGCAGCACCGGGTGGGCCCCTTCACCCTCATGCACCGCCGCCGCATCTTCGTCTATCCCCGCCACGATGCCTCCCAGGGCTTCTGGATCAACGGCGGCGTCCACCCGCTCTTCGCCGTGCCGGGCCCCGGGCCGGCGGGCGAACCGGACTGGATGCGCCTGCCCGCCTTCCTCTACACGGGTTTCGCCCTGGTGATGCCGCCCTTTGTGAGCTACGCCCAGGGCTTCGAGGTCATCCAGGCCGAACGCCTGCCCCGCCAGGCCCGGGCCTGGAAGCTGCTGGCCGACCGCCTGAGCCCCCTGGACCTGGCGGAGCTGCCCCCGGCGCCTGAATCCTTGCGCACCCTCACCCGCCCGCCCCGCAAGGGACGGGAGGCCGCCAAGGGCGGCGAGTAGGCGTTCGCTACTTCTTTTTCGCCTTGGGTACCGGCGCGCCGCCCCGGAGGCTGCGGCCGTCATCCAGCACCAGGTCCCAGCCCAGGCGGTCGCCCTTCCTCAGGCCAAGGCGCTTCAGCGTTCCCGCGGCGAACTCGATGAAATGGCGGGCGGGCACATTGCCGCCGTAGGTGGGGCAGTCGTCGCCGCGCATGGGACTGCAGGGCGGCACATGCTCGGCGGTCTCCACCACCCGGCCCTCGGCATCCACCCACGCCACATCCAGGGCGATGAGGCAGTTCTTCATCCAGATGGCGTGACTGCCGTCCTCACCGTAGACGAAGAACATGCAGCGGTCCTTGGCCAGGCTCTGCCGGTACATCAGCCCCTTGGCCTTCTCCGGCTCCGTGGCGGCCACTTCGGCCAGAAAGGCCGTCTGCTTGAAGGCCACGGTGCCCCCGCCCCCCGCCAGCAGCGGAAAGGACAGCAGGGCGGCGTACAGCATGCGCATGTCGACTCCTTGAAACCCATTATCAATGAAGTGCCGGAAGCCGCGCGGGGGTTCGGTCATTCATGATACCTCGCAAGGTGTGGCACCATGATCGAGGATGCCGGAGCGCTCCGCTTCGCGCCCTTGGAGACCCATGCGCCCACTCGTCCCGCTCGTGCTTCTTCTCCTTGGCGGGCTGGCCGTGGCCTCCCCGGGCCCCGCCACGGGCCTCCAGGCGCTGCGCACGACCGAGCCCATCCACCTGGACGGGCGCCTGGATGAATCCATCTGGCGGCGGGTGCCTGCAGCGTCGGGCTTCACCCAGGAGTGGCCCCTCCGCGGCCAGCCCGCGCGGCAGCGCACCGAGGTGCGGGTGCTCTACGACGACCACTACCTCTATGTGGGCGCCCGCATGGATCACAACCAGGCCCTGGAGGGCGGCTCGGCCCGCGTGGTTCGCCGCCTCCATCGCCGGGACCAGGACAGCATGGGCGACTGGTTCGGCGTGGCCCTGGACTCCAACCACGACCGCCGCACCGCCCTCGTCTTCGAGGTGAATGCGGCGGGGGTGCAGAAGGACCAGGTCATCTACAACGACAGTTCCTTCGATCCCAGCTGGGATGGCGTCTGGGAAAGCGCGGTGAGCGTGGACGCGAAGGGCTGGAGTGCCGAGCTGAAGATCCCTCTCTCCCTGCTGCGCTTCAAGGGCGATGGCGGCCCTCAGACCTGGGGCGTCAACTTCAGCCGCGTGGATCAGGGCACCGTGCGGGAATCCAGCCGCTGGCAGGTGGTGCCCCGGGGCGAGAACGGCTTCGTGAGCCGCTTTCCCGAGCTCACAGGTCTGGAGGGCCTCCATCCCCAGCCCCGCCGGGAATACATGCCGTACCTCGGACTCTCGCGGAAGTTCGAGACGAGCCGCAGCTACGACGACCGGCGCGGAGAGTCGCGCGTGGGCCTGGACGCCCGCTGGGGCCTCAACTCTCATGCCCAGGTGGATCTGTCCGTGAGGCCCGACTTCGGCCAGGTGGAGGTGGACCAGACCGTGCTGAACCTGAGCACTGTGGAGACCTTCTTCCCGGAGAAGCGGCCCTTCTTCCTTGAGGGCATGGATATCTTCCGCGTGGCGGGACCCGACCTCTTCTACAGCCGCCGCATTGGACATGGACTGTCCGATCCTGACCTG from Geothrix sp. includes these protein-coding regions:
- a CDS encoding DUF1800 family protein — protein: MADLTPVSSWTLADVQHFARRAGFGLSPEETALLQLQAPGAAIDAWIDGSGAAYDPAAFNAALGTADVVAEPLVAANTSTAGSVDVPAVPAPHAFLVEGPDAWRNSLNTAQALCLWRMQFNPYAFQERMALFWHNLFATGFHKVNNAALMLKQIQLFRSQGLARFDDLLVAVSKDPAMGIWLDSVLNNASGSNIPNENYAREVLELYSLGADNGYNQTDITQLARALSGWSFTFAEGDYPANPANPTQKVVADGRFKVYDGSAITPDTRLWSGTARATSYSMHGTGTISLFGQTLDITTTTNGWAKGENALRSILSARGANCAQFLAKRLILHFITPAYSAQDLNDVAAMIQTANFDLRTVMKTLLKSRYFFDPANQHALIEGPISWLVRGARALCPSLAVGGAQAPKAFPAWRLLTNNATTLDQAGMKLLDPSGPNGWKEHAAWLNSNTMRYRTKLAAALTLGEARSSNGTSYPLFPTTVATGWFPTAPTSAQGVLDRLLALLQPGPIPAPVSAAWLSALWPTAFTWDAASQTKARELAFLILCSPSGQLY
- a CDS encoding DUF192 domain-containing protein — encoded protein: MRMLYAALLSFPLLAGGGGTVAFKQTAFLAEVAATEPEKAKGLMYRQSLAKDRCMFFVYGEDGSHAIWMKNCLIALDVAWVDAEGRVVETAEHVPPCSPMRGDDCPTYGGNVPARHFIEFAAGTLKRLGLRKGDRLGWDLVLDDGRSLRGGAPVPKAKKK
- a CDS encoding PHB depolymerase family esterase translates to MQHGQGHYLKLDWEGEARRILIHDPPGAEGRDLPLVLALHGTGGTGRLMALLSGLSRLADERGFRVAYPQALGEAGTEDPARGAAWNAGPGLGHPLHPEVDDVAFLGAVVDRVGRHAPVDARRLFVAGFSNGARMAYRMALSAPWVAAIAAVAGAPVWGQAPARPVPTLAFHGTDDRHIPYLGGVGPQGRRLPAQPAPEALARWAALMGCGAGPVREGLEPHHLDLWSGGDCEVGLWTVRGMGHAWPGGRAYAPGADRPVTDLSAAHLIWAFFEAHAPGAP
- a CDS encoding sulfite exporter TauE/SafE family protein is translated as MTFAPGHLLAGLGTGLCGGLLSGLFGVGGGIVMVPLLGLVLHLDQHRAQGATLAAMLLPTGLPAVLQYRSRGIHTSLRLVGVLVLAFLFGIYGGSLVANRIPSEPLRWGYAAFLVLLAFKTFFRHEPAPVDRTLEPLDLSTGLWSAGVPIGLLAGVVSGLTGLGGAVVVIPLLASRFRMTQHEAQLTSLVMLLPPIGLPGVYVYAKAQGGLPWGVIAGVAVGFAVGALGGARVATRIQGVKLKQTYAVIVLLMALLVAFRGR
- a CDS encoding DUF1501 domain-containing protein: MTTRREFIQTLGATGAALAGLSACGGGGKGSGGGGTSGQPPAPIPAAPILVVVNIDGGYDWLNVMPPNTGANLGVYQAKRATLGITDPALLTDLGSGAALNKDLTGLDQLHTLGRVAWIPGIGMPNPNLSHFTSIDLWGQGATVPAGTGWLGRFADAAFNPTGDVLRGLTVTSDLPVMLKGGTRSFVSITGAGGYVFPAYLLSGSTVPDAATLEAGWGAALNASSPDAATLAAAQAGKLFFDAQNNAAFGAGGSLTARTPSVPYPGDAAYPVTRLNGAALSGSLSGQFKLIAQMIAAGLPAQVYFSRLGGWDTHSNQAVDHPNLQRTLGGSIKAFYDDLASITTPSGNAQDRVMVLAYSEFGRRVQENNGGTDHGTAGLSFCVGKAVKGGLYGAYPDLSNLDANGNMKFTTDFRSLYATVLDRWLGQATTTTDGLLGTSYPRLGFL